In the genome of Microcoleus vaginatus PCC 9802, the window AATTTCTAAAAGCTGGCCTAAAGTGTTTTTAGGTTCTTCGTGGGCCTCAGATAAAGGAGCCATAATTTCTAAACACCCATCCAAATAAGTTAAACGTGCCCCGGTTCCTGCCAAATCTGCATCCAACTTTTCCAGAGTCTCCCATGTCACGTTTGACAGGAAGGCCGCACCTGTACCCAATCCTGCTTTAGAAATTGCGACAACCATCTGACTTACCTTTTACGATCGCTTTTCCATAATATATGACTTCAAAAATTTGGAGTCTATCGTCATACTAAATCCGGCTGTAATATTCTATTCTTTAGTCCGCGAAGGCGGACTTCGTTTGTGTAGTAGCGGTTTCAACCGCCGAGTCTGATTGTTCCCAAAAATATTTTTCCCCAAACAAAAAGCGCCCCTATTTCTAGGAGCGCTTTTTGTCAATCGATAGCTAAAACTTAGCCATTGATAGAAGGAGCAACCAAAGCTACAGGAGTGGTAACACCTGCAGCCAAGTCGAGAGGGAAGTTGTGAGCATTGCGCTCGTGCATCACTTCCATACCCAAGTTAGCGCGGTTGATGACATCAGCCCAAGTATTGATAACACGACCTTGAGAGTCGATAATCGATTGGTTGAAGTTGAAACCGTTCAAGTTGAAAGCCATTGTCGATATACCCAAAGCGGTAAACCAGATACCGACAACTGGCCATGCACCTAACAAGAAGTGCAAAGAACGGCTGTTGTTGAATGAAGCGTATTGGAAAATCAAACGACCGAAGTAGCCGTGGGCTGCAACGATGTTGTAGGTTTCTTCTTCTTGACCGAATTTGTAACCGTAGTTTTGCGATTCGGTTTCGGTTGTTTCACGAACCAAAGAAGAGGTAACTAAAGAACCGTGCATTGCGGAGAACAAAGAACCACCGAAGACACCAGCAACTCCCAACATGTGGAACGGGTGCATCAGGATGTTGTGCTCTGCTTGGAACACGATCATGAAGTTGAATGTGCCGGAGATACCCAAAGGCATACCGTCAGAGAAAGAACCTTGTCCAATTGGGTAGATCAAGAATACTGCGGTGGCTGCTGCAACTGGTGCAGAGTAAGCGACGCAGATCCAAGGACGCATACCTAAGCGGTAGGACAATTCCCATTCACGACCCATGTAGCAAAATACACCGATCAGGAAGTGGAAAATTACCAATTGGTAAGGGCCGCCGTTGTACAACCACTCATCGAGGGAAGCTGCTTCCCAGATTGGGTAGAAGTGTAAGCCGATGGCGTTGGATGAAGGAACAACTGCACCTGTGATGATGTTGTTACCGTACATCAAGGAACCTGCTACTGGTTCACGGATGCCGTCGATGTCCACTGGAGGGGCAGCGATGAAGGCGATGATGTAGCAGATGGTTGCGCTCAGGAGGGTGGGAATCATCAAGACGCCGAACCAACCTACATAAATGCGGTTGTCTGTGCTTGTGACCCACTCACAAAAGCGTTCCCAGACATTGGCGCTTTCGCGCTGTTGTAAGGTTGTTGTCATGGTTTTATGATTGCTTTATTTGGTTTTCAATGTTCGGATGATGTTTCTATTATTAACGGTGTTGTTAAGGTTTGTAAAGGGGTTGAGCGACAGTTAAACTGATGACTGCGATTAGGAAAGCTGATGAAAGGAGAGACAGGGGCGATCGCCACGGGTTTTGTTAAGAAAGTTGAGGGTTTTGCTTTCTGCGGGTCGGCTTGTGATATATTTCTCAAACCTGAAAGCGGGAAAGTCCGGTGCAATTCCGGCGCTGTGCCGCAACTGTGAAAGTCAGAATGCCGGTTTCGGGGGCGCTTTGTGGGCGTTTACTTTTGGATTCCCTGCGTAGCACGGGGAGGAGATTATTTGTTAGCTTTGACTGATTTGCCGACTTGTCCGGGTTTATTTTATGGTTCCCAAGCCCGAGACGGAGTTTTATCGAGAATGCGGATTCCGGGGGGAATTTTAAACGCACAGCAGTGTTGGACGATCGCCGATTTGGCCGATCAATACAGTACCGGCTGTTTGCAAGTGACAAATCGGGCAAATTTGCAAATCCGAGAAGTGAACTCGGAAATAGCCCCGGAAGTCTGGAACCGCTTGCAGGAATTGGGGATAGCGTCTCGCCGCG includes:
- the psbA gene encoding photosystem II q(b) protein, with amino-acid sequence MTTTLQQRESANVWERFCEWVTSTDNRIYVGWFGVLMIPTLLSATICYIIAFIAAPPVDIDGIREPVAGSLMYGNNIITGAVVPSSNAIGLHFYPIWEAASLDEWLYNGGPYQLVIFHFLIGVFCYMGREWELSYRLGMRPWICVAYSAPVAAATAVFLIYPIGQGSFSDGMPLGISGTFNFMIVFQAEHNILMHPFHMLGVAGVFGGSLFSAMHGSLVTSSLVRETTETESQNYGYKFGQEEETYNIVAAHGYFGRLIFQYASFNNSRSLHFLLGAWPVVGIWFTALGISTMAFNLNGFNFNQSIIDSQGRVINTWADVINRANLGMEVMHERNAHNFPLDLAAGVTTPVALVAPSING